From the genome of Glycine max cultivar Williams 82 chromosome 2, Glycine_max_v4.0, whole genome shotgun sequence, one region includes:
- the LOC100527468 gene encoding uncharacterized protein LOC100527468, whose protein sequence is MWKRGLVGAVGGLRRPYSSGGGGISSSVNSMLLRSLKDHYQEVAKMNMPPKVSAPSPFTIVKGALDSHGPVLKRSYGNEEVSIYVMRLLTPEDEDSAIDQLFIHVDVSKPQQNESLIFLCGLYEDALGIHSVSMRPKVQDSGYLLIPSQYTGPVFAELDEKMRDAFHSYIEERGVNESLFKFLQAWLYVKEHRNLMRWFKTMGLFVDGKKPVTGA, encoded by the exons ATGTGGAAGAGAGGCTTGGTCGGCGCCGTGGGTGGTCTCCGGCGGCCATATTCGTCAGGAGGTGGCGGCATCTCCTCCTCCGTGAACTCAATGCTCCTCCGCTCCCTAAAGGATCACTATCAAGAAGTCGCCAAAATGAACATGCCCCCT AAAGTGAGTGCTCCATCGCCGTTCACGATCGTGAAGGGAGCTCTGGACTCGCACGGTCCGGTTCTGAAGCGCAGCTACGGCAACGAAGAGGTGAGCATCTACGTGATGCGGTTGTTGACCCCCGAGGACGAGGATTCCGCCATCGACCAGCTCTTCATCCACGTCGATGTCTCCAAACCTCAGCAGAACGAATCCTTGATTTTCCTCTGCGGTTTGTACGAGGATGCTCTTGGGATTCACTCTGTTTCCATGAGGCCTAAGGTCCAGGACTCCGGCTACCTCCTCATCCCCTCCCAATACACCGGCCCTGTTTTCGC GGAACTAGATGAAAAGATGAGAGATGCGTTTCACAGTTACATTGAGGAACGAGGAGTGAACGAGAGCCTCTTTAAATTTCTTCAAGCGTGGCTATATGTGAAGGAACATCGAAATCTGATGCGGTGGTTCAAAACCATGGGCTTGTTCGTTGATGGAAAGAAGCCAGTTACAGGTGCTTAA
- the LOC100797026 gene encoding uncharacterized protein LOC100797026 → MDKGKGAKALATSLQNLDLNPPSNIKSKSSITIAHPQFPGLLPKKAKPLSLVSLCVGVLGRHLEDIIADLSEIAINLPADIKIAVAAIARRRKLLNDDVLIALADTSWEILDVSGSDVSDFGLIKAAEVCRFIKALDISRCTKITANGISELVKHCRLLETLRCGGCPRSDNTARRCLGIFKPKFDDYVEEDSWEELDTKEIASGAQSLRWLVWPNIDKNSLEDFSTECPRVVVNPKSSPFGFKGTEVPQEALQNILLDDEVVKDIDPRTWTMHGFALKPMSPSLSSTELSVAEKFRLAFVERDNRLAPKRAKNARQHQRRAVRELMLISTRAKAMVLASQVSKSLHGRSS, encoded by the exons aTGGATAAAGGTAAAGGTGCCAAGGCATTAGCGACCTCTTTGCAAAACCTCGATTTGAATCCTCCATCCAACATCAAGTCCAAGTCTTCCATTACAATCGCCCACCCTCAATTCCCCG GATTACTGCCTAAGAAGGCAAAGCCTCTGAGTTTAGTCAGCCTTTGTGTTGGAGTTCTTGGAAGACATTTGGAGGATATTATTGCAGATTTGAGTGAAATTGCTATCAACTTGCCAGCTGATATAAAG ATAGCAGTGGCAGCTATtgctagaagaagaaaattgctgAATGATGATGTCCTGATCGCATTAGCTGATACTTCCTGGGAAATCCTTGATGTCTCCGGCTCAGATGTCTCTGATTTTGGCTTAATAAAAGCAGCTGAAGTATGTAGATTCATTAAAGCTCTAGATATAAG CCGGTGCACCAAAATTACTGCTAATGGTATATCTGAGCTTGTGAAGCACTGCCGTTTATTGGAGACATTGAGATGCGG AGGGTGTCCAAGGAGTGACAACACTGCACGGAGATGCTTAGGCATATTTAAACCAAAGTTTGATGATTATGTGGAGGAGGATTCCTGGGAGGAGCTTGATACGAAAGAAATTGCCAGTGGTGCACAATCACTCAGGTGGCTAGTATGG CCAAACATTGATAAAAATTCTTTAGAGGACTTTTCCACCGAGTGCCCACGTGTTGTGGTAAATCCCAAGTCATCACCCTTTGGGTTTAAGGGAACTGAGGTTCCTCAGGAAGCATTACAAAATATCCTATTGGATGATGAAGTTGTCAAGGACATTGATCCCAGAACATGGACAATGCATGGGTTTGCATTGAAGCCCATGTCTCCATCTTTAAGTTCCACTGAATTATCAGTAGCTGAAAAATTCAGACTTGCATTTGTGGAAAGGGACAACCGATTAGCTCCGAAGCGAGCTAAAAATGCTCGGCAACATCAGCGCCGTGCAGTGCGGGAATTGATGCTGATCAGCACAAGAGCCAAGGCAATGGTCTTAGCCTCACAAGTGAGCAAGTCCCTTCATGGCCGAAGCTCATAG